The sequence TAGATTGGTCCATACATACGCGTCCAACAATTGGCACTTTTTTTCCTTTAACCGTAACATGGCCTTTATTTGATAGCGCTCGGGAAAAACCATCGGCATAGCCAATCGGTATCGTTGCAATGAGAGATGTGCAACTTGGTGCATACGTACAACCATAACTTATCGGTTGACTTGCTGCCACTTCTTTTATATAAATAGGTTTTGTTTTTAAACTCATCACTTGTGTTAAATCAATTTTTTCCTCCAAGTGTTCAGCTGGATATAACCCATAAAGACTAATTCCGACTCGAACCATATCCATATGCCATTCTGGAAGTGCGATTGTCGCGGCACTATTACAACAATGTTTAATTGGTATGTTGATTCCATGTTTACCTAAGAAATTTATTACTTCACTAAACTTTTTATATTGTTTATTCGTATAAGTTAAATCAGTATTGTCCGCATCGGCAAAATGTGTAAAGATTCCTTCCACTTCTACATAGTCAGACGTAATCGATTGAATTAAATTTAAAGTCTCTTCTTTATTATTTACGCCAATTCGGGACATACCTGTATCTACTTTTATATGAACTCGTGCTTTCTTTTTGCTTTCTTCTGCAACGCACTGAATGGTATCTAATACATCTCTTGTAAAAACGGTTATTGCAATATCGTTGAGTATAGCTTCTTTGACGGCATTTCTAGGTGTGTAACCGAGAATTAGGATTGGGGCCTTAATACCTGCTTGACGTAGTTCGATTGCCTCATCTAAAAATGCCACAGCTAAATAACTTGCCCCAGCTTCTAGAGCTGCTTTTGCAACTTCAATTGCTCCATGTCCATAACCATCCGCTTTTACAACAGCACAAAATTTAGTTTCCGAATGGATATAATCAAGAAATTTCTTTACATTATGTTGTACGGCATCTAGGGATATTTCAACCCAAGTGTCTCGATAACTACCATGGTTCATTTTGATCCCCCTAATAAGAAGTAAAACAATGTTTAAAATATCATATGGAATTAGTATACGCCCGCAAATAGTAATTGACAACCTCACATAACGTCTCTATTAGTAAATAAATAAGTGCCATCCAAACTCAGATGACACCCTAGGAACTGGACATTATCTCATATGAAATTCATTTGGCACGGCACCAATCCGTAAATTTTTATCTAGTGCTGCAATTTTTTCCATATCTTCTGCAGTTAATTCAAAATCAAATACATGGAAGTTTTCCTCAATGCGTGATGGTGTAACCGATTTTGGTATCGCAATGACACCAGTTTGTAGATGCCAGCGAAGAATGACTTGAGCTGGTGTTTTTCTGTACTTTTCAGCAATTGCTTTAATCGTTTGGTCATTCAAAACATCTTTTCCATTCATTAATGGACTGTACGCTTCAAGAACAATATTATGCTTTTTACAGTAGTCATGAAGCTTTTGTTGTTGGAAATATGGATGGCGTTCTACTTGGTTAACGACTGGAACAACTTCACATTCGCTGAGCAATCTTTCCAAATGCTCAATATCAAAATTACATACACCAATCGCTTTTGCTCGGCCATCTTGATAAATCTTCTCTAACGCTTTGTATGTATCAATATATTGATCAAATTTTGGTGTTGGCCAATGGACTAAATAAAGATCAACGTAATCCAATCCTAAGCGGTCAAGGCTTGCATCAAAAGCTTTTAATGCATTGTCATAACCGTGATCACTGTTCCACACTTTTGTTGTAATGAAAAGCTCTTCACGTGGTACACCACTTTCCTTTAGCGCTTTTCCTACTCCAACTTCATTCTTGTAAATCATTGCTGTATCAATTGAACGATAACCAGCTTCAAGTGCCTTTTTAACGGCAGGAGTTGCTTCTTCGTCCGGAACTTGCCATACACCAAAACCTAATTGTGGCATTTTTAACCCGTTATTTAACGTAATAGATTCCATCTTTATCATCCCCTCCAAATGTTGTCAGTAGTATGATCGCACTGAATGTAGTCTGTAAATTCGTACGCTAAAATTTTTTAACTGCTAATCAAATTCCAACAATCAAACTTACTTCGATATTTTTTCAATGATACTATCTGCTACTTCCTTCCATACTTGTTGATATTCTAAAAAGAATGTTATCATCTTTTTATACATTTCTTTTTGTTTTTCCGTAAAATCGGGAGCTTCCTTCTCAGGTAACTTTGCCCGTTCGTCATCAACGAATTGTTGTACTTCTGGTGCCCGTGGTCCCCAGACAGCAAATTCATTTCCTTCTTCATCTAAAAATATATAAATAGGAATCGATCTTGATGTTCCGTTTGTTAAATATTGATCCATTAATTCAAGATTTTGATCCCGAAGAAGGTAACGAACTTCAATTCCAGCAGCTTCAGCAATTTTCATCAATACTGGATTATTGAGCATCGCGTCCCCACACCAGTCTTCCGTAATAGCAATTGCCCGTAGTTTTCTTGATTGCAACTGATTCATCGTCTCTATCTGTTCCTTGTTTAGTTGAAACCGATTATAAATCGAGAGCATGTTTTCTTGATTTGTCGTCATTTGATCTACATACGCTCTATAATCCATTCCTTTTTCAAACCACTCATTCAACGTTTTCATACCATCACCTCGTTATTTTTATTTGCATTTATATAGATCACTCAAAATACTCCTTATAAAACTCGCTAATTTGATTATACGTAATTTTTCTACCCATTTGAACTAATTTGAATTATCCGTGTAGTATCTGGTCTAGTTAGGATTGAGAATTTCCCCAATTTATAAGCAGTATTTCACCTTTTATAAGCAATTTGCTGCTAGAAATAAATGTTTTCCTCTTGTCTAGGACATATCTGATTGTTTTCACCCCAGTTTTGTCCTTGAGAACCTTTGTCTAGGACAATTCTCTTTGTTTTCACGCCTGCTTTGTCCTTGACAAATCTCGAAAATCGATTCTTACTTGCAAGGAAAAAAGAGACTGTATGATACAATACAGTCCCTCTCGTAAAATATTATCGTTTTTTAATTTCTTCTAATAAAATTTTATTTAGTAATGGCGGGTTGGCTTGTCCTTTTGTCTTTTTCATGATCTGACCAACAAGGAAGCCAATTGCCCGGTCTTTCCCGTTCTTGAAGTCTTCAATTGATTGTGGGTTAGCGTCCAATGCTTCTGTTACATATTTTAATAATGTTGCTTCATCAGATATTTGTACAAGACCCTTCTCTTTAACAATTTTTTCCGGATCTCCACCTTTTTCCACAAGCTCTTTAAATACTTTTTTCGCTAATTTAGAAGATAGTGTCCCATTTTCAATCAACTTGATCATACTAGCAAGGCTTTCCGGTGTTAACGGTAAATCATGTAATTCTTTTTGTACTGCATTCATATGGGCACTTACTTCACCCATAAGCCAGTTGGAAGCTTGTTTCACGTCAGCACCTGCAGCAATGGTTGCTTCAAAGAAATCGGACATTTCTTTAGTTAAAGTTAAAACCATCGCGTCATATGCAGGTAAACCAAGTTCTTCCACATAACGTTTTTTCCGTGCATCTGGTAGTTCAGGTATTGTTGAACGAACGCGTTCTTTCCATTCATCATCAATATATAAATCAACTAAATCTGGTTCTGGGAAATAACGATAGTCATCAGAACCTTCTTTCACCCGCATTAAAATTGTTTCACCTGTTGCTTCATCATAACGACGAGTTTCTTGTAAAACAACACCACCAGATAGAAGTACTTTTTCTTGGCGTTTTATTTCATATTCAAGACCTTTTTTCACAAAATTGAAGGAGTTTAAGTTTTTCAATTCTGTTTTCGTCCCAAACTTTTCTTGGCCGATTGGGCGAATAGATACGTTCGCGTCACAACGTAACGAACCTTCTTCCATCCGAACATCAGAAACACCTGTATATTGAATAATTGATTTTAATTTTTCTAAATAGGCATAAGCTTCTTCTGGTGTACGAATATCTGGTTCAGAAACAATTTCAATTAACCCTGTTCCTTGACGGTTAAAGTCCACTAATGAATAACCATCATTGCCATGAGTTAGTTTCCCAGCATCTTCTTCTAGATGAAGTCGAGTAATACCAATTTTTTTCTTTTTCCCATCAACTTCAATTTCAATCCAACCATGTTCCCCAATCGGTTTATCATATTGAGAAATTTGGTATGCTTTCGGGTTATCTGGGTAGAAGTAGTTTTTACGATCAAATTTTGTTTCCGTTGCAATTTCACAATTTAACGCCATCGCTGCTTTCATTGCGTAATTAACAGCTTCTTTATTTAGGACAGGTAAAACACCCGGGTAACCTAAGTCGATTACATTTGTATTTGTATTTGGCTCAGCTCCGAAATGGGCTGGTGCAGGTGAGAACACTTTCGAATTTGTTTTCAACTCAACGTGCACTTCAAGACCAATAACAGCTTCGAAATTCATTTTTTTCACCCCTTACAATTGTGGTTTTTGTTTATGATAGTCA comes from Bacillus andreraoultii and encodes:
- the alr gene encoding alanine racemase, which translates into the protein MNHGSYRDTWVEISLDAVQHNVKKFLDYIHSETKFCAVVKADGYGHGAIEVAKAALEAGASYLAVAFLDEAIELRQAGIKAPILILGYTPRNAVKEAILNDIAITVFTRDVLDTIQCVAEESKKKARVHIKVDTGMSRIGVNNKEETLNLIQSITSDYVEVEGIFTHFADADNTDLTYTNKQYKKFSEVINFLGKHGINIPIKHCCNSAATIALPEWHMDMVRVGISLYGLYPAEHLEEKIDLTQVMSLKTKPIYIKEVAASQPISYGCTYAPSCTSLIATIPIGYADGFSRALSNKGHVTVKGKKVPIVGRVCMDQSMIDVTNVEDVNENDYVTIFGDPKKGYISLDEVAEQMNTIHYETTCLIGKRVPRIYIKTGK
- a CDS encoding aldo/keto reductase, producing the protein MESITLNNGLKMPQLGFGVWQVPDEEATPAVKKALEAGYRSIDTAMIYKNEVGVGKALKESGVPREELFITTKVWNSDHGYDNALKAFDASLDRLGLDYVDLYLVHWPTPKFDQYIDTYKALEKIYQDGRAKAIGVCNFDIEHLERLLSECEVVPVVNQVERHPYFQQQKLHDYCKKHNIVLEAYSPLMNGKDVLNDQTIKAIAEKYRKTPAQVILRWHLQTGVIAIPKSVTPSRIEENFHVFDFELTAEDMEKIAALDKNLRIGAVPNEFHMR
- a CDS encoding thioredoxin family protein gives rise to the protein MKTLNEWFEKGMDYRAYVDQMTTNQENMLSIYNRFQLNKEQIETMNQLQSRKLRAIAITEDWCGDAMLNNPVLMKIAEAAGIEVRYLLRDQNLELMDQYLTNGTSRSIPIYIFLDEEGNEFAVWGPRAPEVQQFVDDERAKLPEKEAPDFTEKQKEMYKKMITFFLEYQQVWKEVADSIIEKISK
- the gatB gene encoding Asp-tRNA(Asn)/Glu-tRNA(Gln) amidotransferase subunit GatB, translated to MNFEAVIGLEVHVELKTNSKVFSPAPAHFGAEPNTNTNVIDLGYPGVLPVLNKEAVNYAMKAAMALNCEIATETKFDRKNYFYPDNPKAYQISQYDKPIGEHGWIEIEVDGKKKKIGITRLHLEEDAGKLTHGNDGYSLVDFNRQGTGLIEIVSEPDIRTPEEAYAYLEKLKSIIQYTGVSDVRMEEGSLRCDANVSIRPIGQEKFGTKTELKNLNSFNFVKKGLEYEIKRQEKVLLSGGVVLQETRRYDEATGETILMRVKEGSDDYRYFPEPDLVDLYIDDEWKERVRSTIPELPDARKKRYVEELGLPAYDAMVLTLTKEMSDFFEATIAAGADVKQASNWLMGEVSAHMNAVQKELHDLPLTPESLASMIKLIENGTLSSKLAKKVFKELVEKGGDPEKIVKEKGLVQISDEATLLKYVTEALDANPQSIEDFKNGKDRAIGFLVGQIMKKTKGQANPPLLNKILLEEIKKR